One bacterium genomic window carries:
- a CDS encoding DUF418 domain-containing protein, which translates to MRNSGDETVRAGPIRSGARNTYLDLIRGVAILGILVMNAVSFGLGAGPYFNLSAGGSETWLDWLVGGFGEVFVDQKFMGLFSLLFGAGIALFCDRAATRTHRPALLSLWRNLLLLGIGLLHLLLWEGDILVGYALVSPIIILLRNRRPRTLLVLGGAALLLSPVAAVLFQASLPGDGSGLGGFWTSGMEMTGTTDGFIIVDFVSRAVGMMLIGVALYRTGVMTGDRPAAFYRRMARTGLGVGLPLAALGLAWLAARDFSPDVAFVGTIPNTLGTAPAVLGYTALIVLWNRRPETGLHRRLRSVGRMALTNYLAQTVLGVLILRYLFGDADLTRTMLVGFIGLVWAAQLWWSAPWLDRFRYGPAEWLWRIATYRRRQRLRR; encoded by the coding sequence ATGAGGAACTCGGGAGACGAGACCGTCCGGGCCGGGCCGATCAGGTCCGGCGCCCGCAATACCTACCTGGACCTGATCAGGGGCGTGGCCATTCTCGGCATCCTGGTCATGAACGCCGTCTCCTTCGGCCTTGGCGCCGGGCCCTACTTCAACCTGTCGGCCGGTGGCTCGGAAACCTGGTTGGACTGGCTGGTCGGAGGCTTCGGCGAGGTCTTCGTCGACCAGAAGTTCATGGGCCTCTTCTCGCTGCTCTTCGGCGCGGGCATCGCCCTGTTCTGCGACCGGGCCGCTACCCGGACCCATCGACCGGCGCTGCTGAGCCTGTGGCGCAACCTGCTCCTCCTGGGAATCGGCCTTCTCCACCTGCTGCTGTGGGAGGGCGACATCCTGGTGGGCTACGCCCTGGTGTCCCCGATCATCATCCTGCTCCGTAACCGCCGCCCGCGGACGCTCCTCGTCCTGGGTGGCGCGGCGCTGCTGCTGTCGCCGGTTGCCGCTGTCCTTTTCCAGGCTTCCCTTCCCGGCGACGGAAGCGGCCTCGGCGGGTTCTGGACGAGCGGCATGGAAATGACCGGGACCACTGACGGCTTCATCATCGTGGACTTCGTGTCACGAGCGGTCGGGATGATGCTGATCGGGGTGGCGCTCTACCGCACCGGGGTAATGACCGGCGACCGTCCGGCCGCCTTCTACCGGCGCATGGCGCGCACCGGCCTGGGGGTGGGCCTGCCGCTCGCCGCTCTCGGGCTGGCGTGGCTAGCGGCCCGTGACTTCTCCCCGGACGTGGCATTCGTCGGGACGATCCCGAACACGCTCGGGACCGCCCCGGCCGTGCTCGGCTATACCGCCCTGATCGTCCTGTGGAATCGCCGCCCCGAAACCGGTCTGCACAGGCGCCTGCGTTCGGTCGGGAGGATGGCGCTCACCAACTACCTGGCCCAGACCGTGCTGGGCGTGCTCATCCTCAGGTACCTATTCGGGGATGCCGACCTCACCCGTACGATGCTGGTGGGCTTCATCGGGCTGGTCTGGGCGGCCCAGCTCTGGTGGTCGGCGCCCTGGCTGGATCGGTTCCGTTACGGGCCCGCCGAGTGGCTGTGGCGGATCGCTACCTATCGCCGGCGGCAACGCCTGCGCCGGTGA
- a CDS encoding thiamine pyrophosphate-dependent dehydrogenase E1 component subunit alpha produces the protein MTPLPDDLNIDLHYWMRLTRTMDDQLVTLWKQGRGVGTTFNQRGHEAISVGAGMALAPDDVVAPMHRDLGCYLVRGMTPRRLMANQLGRATGVTRGRDSNLHGCGDLSLNLIGFISHLPQSMPVALGAAMSFSYRSEPRVALTFVGDGSSCAGVFHESLNLAAVQRAPFVVIIENNQYAYSTPLRQQMAIDSLAVRAGAHGVEARTVDGNDVEEVYRSVEAAVSKARDGGGPTLLEARTMRMLGHAIHDGAEYVPQDLLDEWKARDPLLLHEEKLTSRGLVDREYLARVAEKCREIVADAVEFAESSEWPDPGTVSDGVYAA, from the coding sequence ATGACCCCGCTCCCTGACGATCTCAACATCGACCTGCACTACTGGATGCGGCTCACCCGTACGATGGACGACCAGCTCGTGACGCTGTGGAAGCAGGGCCGGGGCGTGGGCACCACCTTCAACCAGCGGGGCCACGAGGCGATAAGCGTGGGCGCCGGGATGGCCCTCGCGCCGGACGATGTGGTCGCTCCCATGCACCGCGACCTGGGCTGCTACCTGGTGAGAGGCATGACCCCTCGGCGGCTCATGGCCAACCAGCTCGGACGGGCCACCGGGGTCACGCGGGGCCGGGACAGCAACCTCCACGGTTGCGGTGACCTGTCCCTCAACCTGATCGGCTTCATCAGCCACCTCCCCCAGTCCATGCCGGTGGCGCTCGGAGCGGCCATGTCGTTCTCCTACCGTTCCGAACCCCGCGTGGCCCTGACGTTCGTCGGCGACGGCTCGTCCTGCGCCGGCGTGTTTCACGAGTCGCTCAACCTGGCGGCCGTGCAGCGAGCCCCGTTCGTGGTGATCATCGAGAACAACCAGTACGCCTACTCGACACCGCTGCGCCAGCAGATGGCCATCGACAGCCTGGCCGTTCGGGCCGGCGCTCACGGGGTGGAAGCCCGAACCGTCGACGGCAACGACGTGGAGGAGGTCTACCGGAGCGTCGAGGCGGCGGTGAGCAAGGCTCGGGACGGAGGCGGGCCGACCCTCCTTGAGGCCAGAACCATGCGCATGCTGGGGCACGCCATCCACGACGGCGCCGAATACGTCCCCCAGGATCTCCTGGACGAATGGAAGGCCCGCGATCCTCTCCTCCTCCACGAGGAGAAGCTGACCTCGCGCGGCCTGGTCGACCGCGAATACCTAGCCCGGGTCGCCGAGAAGTGCCGCGAGATCGTGGCCGATGCGGTGGAGTTCGCCGAGTCGAGCGAGTGGCCGGACCCCGGCACCGTCTCCGACGGCGTGTACGCCGCCTGA
- a CDS encoding 1-acyl-sn-glycerol-3-phosphate acyltransferase, with translation MIPRSARLGVLTGSGFRSDLARIARETGRTDRQAMRAARKYLREIRTIPSPLVAGFGGWAAGKVWRRNYRNVHYDHRDLERLAELGADHPLVFLPSHKSQLDHAVLHHVLWRNGRPPNYTASGINMNFFLVGPILRRSGSFFIRRRIGDRPIYKRVLRAYLAHILEQCHPVEWYIEGTRSRTGKLLPPTYGLLTYAAEAIWNGRCDDIHAIPVSISYDHVEEIEPYVAEQRGATKRRETLIWMVKSILRMGRDYGDIHVRLGEPLSMAELFAGHAEADRRGKVEALGTEICSRINRATPVTATSLVVSAILGDHEPPGLSMARLGELVGELVRDAEARRLPAVDGLATLDRAGIERIAVTLARRGIVTIDRDASGPGGASPTYRIEPDQRLAASFYRNTVAHHYVVPAAAEVALAAAGRATGRSLLDGFHDRLGALHGLLETDFFLPDREAFAGQVAGELARRIPAWETRLLDEGSGPALDRLRPHRAPWALRHFLEAYRVVAGRLAEEPGGRPSDRNGFLRSALERSLAYVRQDRIPAEAASLPLLSAGLRMATRHDPVATDEADLRPDREALAVELGRFLEAIKTLGQ, from the coding sequence ATGATCCCCCGGTCTGCTCGCCTCGGCGTCCTTACCGGTTCCGGTTTCCGGTCCGACCTGGCCCGGATCGCCAGGGAGACCGGCCGTACCGACCGCCAGGCCATGCGGGCCGCCCGGAAGTACCTGCGGGAGATACGGACCATCCCCTCGCCGCTGGTGGCCGGGTTCGGCGGATGGGCGGCCGGCAAGGTGTGGCGCCGGAACTACCGCAACGTCCACTACGACCACCGCGACCTGGAGCGGCTGGCGGAACTGGGCGCCGACCATCCACTGGTCTTCCTGCCGTCCCACAAGTCCCAGCTCGACCATGCCGTCCTGCACCACGTGCTGTGGAGGAACGGGCGCCCACCCAACTACACGGCGTCCGGCATCAACATGAACTTCTTCCTGGTCGGGCCGATACTGCGTCGCTCGGGTTCCTTCTTCATCCGCCGCCGGATCGGTGACCGCCCCATCTACAAGCGGGTCCTGCGGGCCTACCTCGCCCACATCCTGGAGCAGTGCCACCCGGTGGAGTGGTACATCGAGGGGACCCGCAGCCGGACCGGCAAGCTGTTGCCCCCCACCTACGGCTTGCTCACGTACGCCGCCGAGGCCATATGGAACGGCCGGTGCGACGACATCCATGCGATCCCCGTCTCCATCAGCTACGACCATGTGGAGGAGATCGAGCCCTACGTCGCGGAGCAGCGCGGGGCGACGAAGCGGCGGGAGACCCTCATCTGGATGGTCAAGAGCATCCTGAGGATGGGCAGGGACTACGGCGACATCCATGTCCGCCTGGGCGAGCCGCTGTCCATGGCCGAGCTGTTCGCCGGCCACGCGGAAGCCGACCGCCGCGGCAAGGTCGAGGCGCTCGGGACCGAGATCTGCTCGAGGATCAACCGGGCCACGCCCGTAACCGCCACGTCCCTGGTGGTATCGGCCATCCTCGGAGATCACGAACCGCCCGGGCTGTCCATGGCCCGGCTCGGAGAACTGGTCGGCGAGCTGGTCCGGGATGCCGAGGCCCGGCGGCTGCCCGCCGTCGACGGCCTGGCGACGCTCGACCGGGCCGGGATCGAGCGGATCGCCGTTACGCTGGCCCGCCGGGGGATCGTGACCATCGACCGGGACGCATCCGGGCCGGGCGGGGCGTCACCGACCTACCGGATCGAACCCGACCAGCGCCTGGCCGCCTCGTTCTATCGCAACACCGTCGCGCATCACTACGTGGTGCCGGCGGCGGCGGAGGTGGCTCTCGCCGCGGCGGGCCGGGCTACCGGGAGGTCCCTGCTCGACGGCTTCCACGACCGGCTTGGGGCGCTGCATGGCCTGCTGGAGACCGACTTCTTCCTCCCCGACCGGGAGGCGTTCGCCGGCCAGGTCGCCGGCGAGCTCGCCCGACGCATCCCGGCCTGGGAGACCCGCCTCCTCGACGAGGGGTCCGGGCCGGCGCTGGACAGGCTCCGCCCCCACCGAGCCCCCTGGGCGCTGCGCCACTTCCTAGAGGCATACCGGGTCGTTGCCGGACGCCTGGCGGAGGAGCCGGGGGGTCGGCCATCCGACCGCAACGGCTTCCTGCGGTCAGCTCTCGAGCGCAGCCTCGCCTACGTCCGCCAGGATCGGATACCGGCCGAGGCCGCCTCCCTCCCCCTGCTGTCGGCAGGTCTCAGAATGGCGACACGGCATGATCCGGTGGCAACGGATGAGGCGGATCTCCGCCCGGACCGCGAAGCGCTCGCCGTCGAGCTGGGCCGGTTCCTGGAGGCCATCAAGACCTTGGGGCAGTAG
- a CDS encoding HAD hydrolase-like protein: MEAVLFDLDRTLIDLQTYTDYGAAWQDTEAMIGSWDDLPTPETDWDAPTQRCMSILVALSGDPRWSRVSEAIAVHETAAVAASHAMPRLGEALELAQGTPRAVVTLVAEAPARAVLARHGVDIPLLVPRRPDLRPKPAADQLLEACRLLEVAPSRTVMIGDSTWDAEAAANAGCGFVGVAATEDGATRFGSGVVTGDDLVVAVELARRLV, translated from the coding sequence ATGGAGGCGGTCCTGTTCGACCTGGATCGGACCCTCATCGACCTCCAGACCTACACCGACTACGGCGCAGCCTGGCAGGACACGGAGGCGATGATCGGGTCGTGGGACGACCTACCCACACCGGAGACGGATTGGGATGCCCCGACCCAGCGCTGCATGTCGATCCTGGTGGCCCTCAGCGGGGACCCCAGGTGGAGCCGGGTGTCGGAGGCGATCGCCGTCCATGAGACGGCCGCGGTGGCCGCTTCCCATGCCATGCCCCGCCTCGGGGAGGCCCTGGAACTCGCCCAGGGCACCCCGCGGGCGGTGGTGACGCTGGTGGCGGAGGCGCCGGCTCGGGCTGTCCTGGCCAGGCACGGGGTGGACATACCGCTGCTGGTTCCCAGGCGCCCGGACCTGCGGCCCAAGCCGGCGGCCGATCAGCTTCTCGAGGCCTGCCGCCTGCTCGAAGTGGCACCCTCCCGGACGGTGATGATCGGCGACTCGACCTGGGATGCCGAGGCCGCCGCCAACGCCGGGTGCGGGTTCGTGGGCGTCGCAGCCACCGAGGACGGCGCAACCCGGTTCGGCAGCGGGGTGGTTACCGGTGACGACCTCGTGGTTGCCGTAGAGCTGGCCAGGCGCCTGGTCTGA
- a CDS encoding TIGR03618 family F420-dependent PPOX class oxidoreductase encodes MLDKRVLRLARGANYASLATMMPDGSVQVHLMWVDADDEHILINTEVHRPKFRNMMADPRVTVLIPDGGNPFHFAEVRGVVVDTVTGADARSHIDALAHKYLGVDEYPNPITSERAIVKIAPERVLVFPPG; translated from the coding sequence ATGCTCGACAAGAGGGTTCTGAGGCTGGCTCGGGGCGCCAACTACGCCTCGCTGGCGACGATGATGCCGGACGGGTCCGTGCAGGTGCATCTGATGTGGGTGGACGCCGACGACGAGCACATCCTGATCAACACCGAGGTGCACCGGCCCAAGTTCAGGAACATGATGGCCGACCCCCGGGTCACCGTGCTGATCCCCGATGGGGGCAACCCCTTCCACTTCGCCGAGGTGAGGGGAGTGGTGGTGGACACGGTCACCGGTGCGGATGCCCGCTCCCACATCGACGCCCTCGCCCACAAATACCTGGGGGTGGACGAGTACCCGAACCCGATCACCTCGGAGCGGGCCATCGTCAAGATCGCCCCCGAGCGGGTCCTGGTCTTCCCGCCCGGCTGA
- a CDS encoding AMP-binding protein has protein sequence MRIFDTDLAGFGDYRTIADGFEWDIPERMNIASEVFDRWSTDSRRIALYVERSDGRRDVWSYRELICLAKRYANFLVSLGLERGDRVSLVMPQGAELAALHLAVYSIGAVVLPMSALYGPDSYRHILGDSGARAIVVAEPYADRIRSVRSDLADLETVIISGRAGAGERALAEAEGFPPRFDPVDTASKDPAMLLYTSGSTGHPKGALHAQRIIEGYLLTFKLFFNIGFDESTVFYTPSDWAWVGGLLDILLPALVFGHPVVADQQRFSAERAFEVISRNGVTHAFLTPTALKMMAQVPEPAKTYDLDLRVIGSGGESVADELHRWSDRELGAVINEFYGLTEVNHLVGGCEALWPGVPGWMGRPYPGRQVAVLDGNGDPIEAGGIGEIAVRPGDPTGMLEYWGNPEATASRLRGGWIMTGDQATVNEAGYIRFLGRDDDMISSAGYRIGPAEVEEALVRHPKVAEVAVIPSPDPIRGQVVKALVVLADGQAGDGGLTSELQMQVKTQVAAYKYPRIIEYVDNLPKTTTGKLNRKLLAARESGTAGSR, from the coding sequence ATGCGTATCTTCGACACCGACCTCGCCGGCTTCGGCGACTACCGGACGATTGCCGACGGCTTCGAGTGGGACATTCCCGAGCGGATGAACATCGCCTCCGAGGTCTTCGACCGCTGGTCCACCGACAGCCGGCGGATCGCCCTCTACGTGGAGCGTTCGGACGGCCGCCGCGACGTTTGGTCGTACCGCGAACTCATCTGTCTGGCCAAGCGCTACGCCAACTTCCTGGTGTCGCTCGGCTTGGAGCGTGGCGACCGCGTCTCCCTGGTCATGCCGCAGGGGGCCGAGCTGGCCGCCCTCCACCTGGCCGTCTACTCCATCGGGGCGGTGGTCCTGCCCATGTCGGCGCTCTACGGACCCGATTCCTACCGCCACATCCTCGGGGACTCGGGGGCGAGGGCGATAGTCGTGGCCGAGCCCTACGCCGACCGCATCCGCTCGGTCCGGTCCGACCTGGCAGACCTCGAGACCGTGATCATCTCCGGGCGGGCAGGCGCGGGCGAGCGGGCGCTGGCCGAGGCGGAGGGCTTCCCGCCCCGGTTCGACCCGGTCGACACGGCCTCCAAGGACCCGGCGATGCTGCTGTACACCTCCGGGAGCACCGGCCATCCCAAGGGCGCCCTCCACGCCCAGCGGATCATCGAGGGCTACCTGCTCACCTTCAAGCTCTTCTTCAACATCGGATTCGACGAGTCCACGGTGTTCTACACACCGTCCGACTGGGCCTGGGTGGGCGGCCTTCTCGACATCCTCCTTCCCGCCCTGGTGTTCGGACACCCGGTGGTGGCCGACCAGCAGCGCTTTTCCGCCGAGCGGGCCTTCGAGGTGATATCCCGCAACGGCGTGACGCACGCCTTCCTCACCCCGACCGCCCTCAAGATGATGGCCCAGGTCCCCGAGCCGGCCAAGACCTACGACCTCGATCTGAGGGTCATCGGCAGCGGCGGGGAGTCGGTGGCCGACGAGCTTCACAGGTGGAGCGACCGGGAACTGGGTGCGGTGATCAACGAGTTCTACGGGCTCACCGAGGTGAACCACCTGGTGGGTGGCTGCGAGGCGCTGTGGCCGGGGGTGCCCGGCTGGATGGGACGCCCCTATCCGGGCCGGCAGGTGGCGGTGCTCGACGGGAACGGCGACCCCATCGAGGCGGGCGGTATAGGCGAGATCGCGGTGCGGCCGGGCGATCCCACCGGGATGCTGGAGTACTGGGGCAACCCGGAGGCCACCGCCTCCAGGCTTCGTGGGGGCTGGATCATGACCGGCGACCAGGCGACCGTAAACGAGGCCGGCTACATCCGGTTCCTGGGCCGCGACGACGACATGATCTCCAGCGCCGGATACCGGATCGGACCGGCCGAGGTCGAGGAGGCGCTGGTGCGGCACCCGAAGGTAGCGGAAGTGGCCGTCATCCCCTCCCCGGACCCGATCCGCGGGCAGGTGGTCAAGGCGCTGGTGGTGCTGGCCGACGGGCAGGCCGGGGACGGAGGGCTCACCTCCGAACTCCAGATGCAGGTCAAGACCCAGGTGGCGGCCTACAAGTACCCGCGCATCATCGAGTACGTGGACAACCTGCCCAAGACCACCACCGGCAAGCTCAACCGGAAGCTGCTGGCGGCCCGAGAATCGGGAACCGCCGGCAGCCGGTAG
- a CDS encoding NAD(P)-binding domain-containing protein yields MSRVGFIGVGVMGAPMARNLLRVGHRVRVFDTSAAAQAAVLRDGATDAGSAREAADGADYVITMLPTGRHVADAVLGRGGIAEALDPAALLIDMSTGLPAHFDATAEALAASGRRMIDAPVGRTSKDAEAGTLLVMAGGSPEELDRALPILELLGDPVIHCGPRGAGIRTKLVNNYVSVVSNVVVAEALTLAEGEGLDRDVVIEVLMGTTAGQGHLATTYPAKVLADDLEPGFMIDLAHKDLGLALGMGEAAGVAHGTGLAALECYSSARDQGMGRLDWTAIYNFLRRSAGS; encoded by the coding sequence ATGAGCAGGGTCGGATTCATCGGCGTCGGCGTGATGGGCGCGCCCATGGCCCGGAACCTGCTGAGGGTGGGCCACCGGGTCCGGGTGTTCGACACCAGCGCGGCGGCCCAGGCCGCGGTCCTCCGGGACGGCGCCACCGACGCGGGCTCCGCCCGGGAGGCGGCGGACGGGGCGGACTACGTCATCACCATGCTCCCCACCGGTCGCCACGTCGCCGACGCGGTCCTCGGGCGCGGCGGCATTGCCGAGGCTCTCGATCCGGCCGCACTCCTCATCGACATGAGCACCGGGTTGCCGGCCCATTTCGACGCCACCGCCGAGGCGCTCGCTGCGTCCGGCAGGCGGATGATCGACGCGCCCGTTGGCCGGACCTCCAAGGATGCCGAGGCCGGGACCCTGCTGGTCATGGCGGGCGGCAGCCCGGAGGAGCTCGACCGGGCCCTACCGATCCTCGAGCTCCTCGGCGACCCGGTCATCCACTGCGGTCCCCGGGGCGCCGGGATCCGGACCAAGCTGGTCAACAACTACGTGTCGGTGGTGTCCAACGTGGTGGTGGCCGAGGCTCTGACCCTGGCCGAGGGGGAGGGGCTGGACCGCGATGTGGTCATCGAGGTGCTGATGGGCACCACGGCCGGCCAGGGCCACCTGGCCACCACCTATCCGGCCAAGGTGCTGGCGGACGACCTAGAGCCCGGCTTCATGATCGACCTGGCCCACAAGGACCTCGGCCTCGCCCTCGGGATGGGCGAAGCCGCCGGCGTCGCCCACGGCACGGGCCTGGCCGCCTTGGAGTGCTACTCCTCCGCCCGGGACCAGGGCATGGGCCGCCTGGACTGGACCGCCATCTACAACTTCCTGCGCCGATCGGCAGGCTCGTGA
- a CDS encoding RraA family protein yields MSIPPAELCARFRRLYVPAVCDALYWMGLPEQVLPSYLRPLFPEQRIAGLAHTVQGAPIEPRIGREPGIERITSYLQVFENLTPDSVLVSVSPDTHVGHLGELCCNSARQHGCVGAILDGNLRDIEGIRDIGFQVFYRDLSPLNAIGRWEMVASQVPVTIGEVTVHPGDVILAEFDGILVIPRDDAEQVLIRSEEIVGAEEMVRAEMREGESPLAGLERHGYI; encoded by the coding sequence ATGAGCATTCCGCCTGCCGAACTCTGCGCCCGCTTCCGCCGGCTGTACGTGCCGGCCGTTTGCGATGCCCTCTACTGGATGGGGCTTCCTGAACAGGTCCTGCCCAGCTACCTGCGGCCGCTCTTCCCCGAGCAACGCATCGCCGGGCTGGCGCATACGGTCCAGGGAGCGCCCATCGAGCCGCGCATCGGGCGCGAGCCCGGCATCGAGCGGATCACCTCCTACCTGCAGGTGTTCGAGAACCTCACCCCCGACAGCGTGCTGGTGTCGGTCAGCCCGGACACGCACGTGGGGCACCTGGGCGAGCTGTGCTGCAACTCGGCGCGGCAGCACGGCTGCGTGGGCGCCATCCTGGACGGCAACCTGCGGGACATCGAGGGGATCCGGGACATCGGGTTCCAGGTGTTCTACCGAGACCTGTCGCCGCTCAACGCCATCGGCCGCTGGGAGATGGTCGCCTCCCAGGTGCCGGTCACTATCGGCGAGGTCACCGTCCACCCGGGTGACGTGATCCTGGCCGAGTTCGACGGCATCCTGGTGATCCCCCGCGATGACGCCGAGCAGGTGCTGATCCGTTCGGAGGAGATCGTCGGCGCCGAGGAGATGGTCCGGGCGGAGATGAGGGAGGGCGAGTCGCCGCTCGCCGGCCTCGAGCGCCACGGCTACATCTGA
- a CDS encoding S-layer homology domain-containing protein → MGITSGCGDGSEFCPDGRVTSSQVAVFLAGAYELAEGPDPGFVDVPVGVWYADHVARLAASGITPGCGGSRFCPRDAVTRAQMATLLYRAQNVRVPPPTLSPVLVGGFGDVPADAYYTQPVVTLSGRGVFARTACAAQSFCPEAPMDRKTLAVWMVRVLDGGDPSPVSESRFSDVNPSGFRAPFIERLAELEITSGCGDGVFCPNDTVTRAQVAVFLAGAYPLPEGPDPEFADVPAGAWYADQVARLKASGITAGCGDGSRFCPGDTVTGPRWRHSSTEPKPAPPHPDF, encoded by the coding sequence TTGGGGATCACCAGCGGCTGCGGTGATGGTTCGGAGTTCTGTCCCGACGGCCGCGTGACCAGCAGCCAAGTGGCGGTGTTCCTGGCGGGGGCCTACGAGTTGGCGGAGGGTCCGGATCCGGGCTTCGTTGATGTGCCCGTCGGGGTCTGGTACGCCGACCATGTTGCCCGGCTGGCCGCTTCCGGGATAACGCCCGGTTGTGGCGGTTCCCGGTTCTGCCCTCGAGACGCGGTGACCCGGGCGCAGATGGCCACGTTGCTCTACCGAGCCCAGAACGTGCGCGTACCACCTCCAACACTGAGTCCGGTGTTGGTGGGCGGGTTCGGTGATGTTCCTGCTGATGCGTACTACACCCAGCCGGTGGTCACGCTTTCGGGCCGTGGGGTGTTTGCCCGCACCGCGTGCGCTGCACAGAGTTTCTGCCCGGAGGCGCCGATGGATCGCAAGACGCTGGCAGTGTGGATGGTGCGGGTCCTCGACGGCGGTGATCCGTCTCCGGTGTCGGAGTCGAGGTTCAGCGATGTCAACCCGTCGGGGTTCCGCGCGCCGTTCATCGAGCGGCTGGCCGAGTTGGAAATCACCAGCGGTTGCGGTGATGGGGTGTTCTGCCCGAACGACACGGTGACCCGGGCGCAGGTGGCGGTGTTCCTGGCGGGGGCTTACCCGTTGCCCGAGGGACCGGATCCGGAATTCGCTGATGTTCCCGCCGGTGCTTGGTACGCCGACCAGGTCGCCCGCCTGAAGGCTTCCGGGATAACGGCCGGCTGTGGCGATGGTTCCCGGTTCTGCCCCGGCGACACGGTGACCGGGCCCAGATGGCGACATTCCTCTACCGAGCCGAAACCCGCCCCACCCCATCCTGATTTCTAG
- a CDS encoding M20 family metallopeptidase, producing MTGARTEDRLDSYVRDRRDEVLEFARELIRTPSPNPPGDERAVADLVTSRLADLGVTDVERVGATPERPNLIVRIPGTGGGPTLVLSGHLDTKPAGDLTAWKTDPWDPVLENGNLVGLGSGDMKAAVAAMVYTLGGIESVGPLAGDLVAVFTADEEAGSLLGSKWMADNGLLEADVALIGEPSGIEREWESIHLVSRGAALFKVRITGTQMHSSISDRIEGINATVQMARLIDRMDRDLESYLTYGPHPLCPTGPTVNVGVMAEAGVFYGVYPGNAEFACDIRTLPGMGEQQLIDDINRFLTAAMTEQPDLAAELVWELMVPATEIPPDQPLVPILQETTARVLGHEPRLDAFPGATDAPHFQLTAGIPCVAAFGPGMLPRAHSPNEYLSADSVAQAAQIYALAALRYLGGSQ from the coding sequence ATGACCGGCGCCAGGACCGAGGACCGCCTCGACTCGTACGTACGAGACCGCCGGGACGAGGTGCTCGAGTTCGCCAGGGAGCTGATCCGGACCCCGTCGCCCAACCCGCCCGGTGACGAGAGGGCCGTGGCCGACCTGGTCACCTCGCGGTTGGCCGATCTGGGGGTCACCGATGTGGAGCGGGTGGGTGCGACCCCCGAGCGGCCCAACCTCATAGTCCGGATTCCCGGAACGGGCGGCGGTCCCACGCTGGTGCTCTCCGGGCACCTGGACACCAAGCCGGCCGGAGACCTCACGGCGTGGAAGACCGACCCGTGGGATCCGGTCCTGGAGAACGGCAACCTAGTGGGGCTCGGGTCAGGCGACATGAAGGCCGCCGTGGCCGCCATGGTCTACACGCTGGGCGGGATCGAGTCGGTCGGCCCGCTTGCCGGAGACCTGGTGGCGGTGTTCACCGCGGACGAGGAGGCGGGATCGCTGCTCGGCTCCAAATGGATGGCGGACAACGGCCTGCTGGAAGCCGACGTGGCGCTCATCGGGGAGCCCAGCGGCATCGAGCGGGAGTGGGAGTCGATCCACCTGGTGTCGAGGGGCGCGGCCCTCTTCAAGGTGAGGATCACCGGCACCCAGATGCACTCCTCCATCTCGGACCGTATCGAAGGGATCAACGCCACCGTCCAGATGGCCCGGCTGATCGACCGGATGGACCGTGACCTGGAGAGCTACCTGACCTACGGGCCCCACCCGCTCTGCCCCACCGGACCGACCGTCAATGTCGGCGTGATGGCCGAGGCCGGCGTGTTCTACGGGGTATATCCCGGCAATGCCGAGTTCGCCTGCGACATCCGCACCCTGCCCGGTATGGGAGAGCAGCAGCTGATCGACGACATCAACCGCTTCCTCACCGCCGCCATGACCGAGCAACCCGACCTGGCGGCGGAACTGGTGTGGGAGCTGATGGTTCCCGCCACCGAGATTCCTCCGGACCAGCCGCTCGTGCCGATCCTCCAGGAGACCACGGCCCGGGTGCTGGGCCACGAGCCGCGCCTCGACGCCTTTCCCGGCGCCACCGACGCGCCCCATTTCCAGCTGACCGCGGGGATCCCCTGCGTGGCGGCCTTCGGGCCGGGAATGCTGCCCCGCGCCCACAGTCCCAACGAGTACCTGTCCGCCGATAGCGTGGCGCAGGCGGCTCAAATCTACGCCCTGGCCGCGCTCCGATACCTGGGAGGGTCACAATGA